The nucleotide window AATGGTTATACTCATTCTGTTTATTATTGTAATATTCAGAATGCTAAACAATGCTTATTACTCGAAGAACAGATTTTTGAGTCTTGCTTGTATTGGATTCGGTTCAATCTTTTTCTTTCACATGTTTATTAATATTGGTATGACAATTGGAATCACTCCCGTTATTGGTATACCGCTTCCTTTGGTCAGCAATGGAGTTTCATCATTGCTTTCTTTTCTCTTGATGGTTGGGATAGCAATGAATACTTATAGGCATAAGGATATATTTCTATGATGTACAAAGATAAACTTTCAAAGTTAATAAAAGAGTCCAAATCAAATCTTGTCATAGGCCTTGACACTGATTACGAAAAAATTCCAACTGTATTTAGAAGCGCAAAGAATCCAATACTCGAATTCAACCTTCGTATCATTGAAGCAACGTCAAAGTATTGTGCGGGTTATAAAATTAATCTAGCTTTCTATGAAGCTTCGGGAATTAAAGGTATAGAGGCTCTTGAAGAAACAGTAAAAACAATTCCTCAGAATTTGATAAAAATATGTGATGCAAAAAGAGGAGATATTGGTAATACAGCGGAACTTTATGCCAGAGCTTATTTAGATAACCTAAATTTTGATTCTATTACTGTATCCCCTTATATGGGACATGACTCCGTTCTTCCGTTTCTTAAAAGAAAAGAAAAATTTGTCTATTTGCTTGTAAGAACTTCCAACAAGGGTGCGGAAGATTTCCAAGCACTAAAGTCCGGCAATAAAGAATTTTTTGATATAGTTGCTACTAAAGCACTGACTTGGTCAAAAAATCAGATAGGGTACGTTATCGGTGCTAATCATTATAATGAAATCAAGAGATATTCGTCAACAAAAGAGAATATACCTTTATTAATTCCCGGTATTGGAGCTCAGGGAAACGACCTTGAGACTCTTATGATGAATTTATGCAATGATTTGTTTTTAATAAACTCAAGCCGATCGATTATTTTCGCAGGACATTCAGATGATTCGGAATCTGTTTATATGCATAAAGTAAGTGAGCAGGCAAATTTACTAAATGATTTGATTAATCTTCTCAGGAAAAACCGCACAAAATAAACCCAATTTATCAATTGACTTTTGTTAATAAACTTTATAAAATATTCAATATTTACACAACTATTTTATAAACTTTTTAACTTACATTATGAGAAAATCTATAATTCTATTTTGTTTTATGGCATTGATTGCC belongs to Ignavibacteria bacterium and includes:
- the pyrF gene encoding orotidine-5'-phosphate decarboxylase; this encodes MMYKDKLSKLIKESKSNLVIGLDTDYEKIPTVFRSAKNPILEFNLRIIEATSKYCAGYKINLAFYEASGIKGIEALEETVKTIPQNLIKICDAKRGDIGNTAELYARAYLDNLNFDSITVSPYMGHDSVLPFLKRKEKFVYLLVRTSNKGAEDFQALKSGNKEFFDIVATKALTWSKNQIGYVIGANHYNEIKRYSSTKENIPLLIPGIGAQGNDLETLMMNLCNDLFLINSSRSIIFAGHSDDSESVYMHKVSEQANLLNDLINLLRKNRTK